In Ruminococcaceae bacterium BL-4, one DNA window encodes the following:
- the gcdB gene encoding Glutaconyl-CoA decarboxylase subunit beta has translation MGDFSFLVKGILSVTPQQFIMWIIGGVLIWLAIKKDFEPALLLPIGFGAILVNLPYSGVLGDSGIIQWLYDVGIRASEAMPLLLFVGIGAMIDFGPLLSNPRMLLFGGAAQFGIFMTIVLAVLLGFPLKDALSAGVIGAADGPTSIFVAKTLNSNYIGAISVAAYSYMALVPIIQPFAIRLVTTEKERKIRMPYHPKQVSRLTRILFPICVTIVAGLIAPDSVALVGFLMFGNLIRECHKLDSLKETAEGPLTNLITIFLGITIAFQMQAEQFLTFGTLLIMGLGLFAFVFDTIGGVLFAKFLNVFLPENQKINPMVGGAGISAFPMSSRVIQKMALKEDPTNHLLMHAVGANVAGQIGSVVAGGIILSLAGNLLGV, from the coding sequence GTGGGAGATTTTTCATTTTTAGTCAAAGGAATTCTCAGCGTTACTCCACAACAATTCATCATGTGGATAATCGGTGGCGTTTTGATCTGGCTTGCTATAAAAAAGGATTTTGAGCCGGCTTTGCTGCTTCCAATAGGATTTGGTGCGATTCTGGTGAATCTGCCGTATTCTGGTGTCTTGGGGGATTCTGGAATCATTCAATGGCTTTATGATGTCGGCATTCGTGCCAGTGAGGCGATGCCGTTACTTTTATTTGTTGGAATTGGCGCGATGATCGATTTTGGACCGCTGCTTTCCAACCCGCGGATGCTGCTTTTCGGCGGTGCGGCGCAGTTCGGCATCTTTATGACTATTGTTTTGGCAGTCCTTTTAGGATTCCCATTAAAAGACGCGTTGTCAGCCGGTGTAATTGGTGCTGCGGATGGGCCGACTTCGATCTTTGTTGCAAAAACACTTAACAGTAATTATATTGGTGCAATTTCGGTAGCAGCTTATAGCTATATGGCGTTGGTACCAATTATTCAGCCTTTTGCGATTCGGCTCGTCACAACGGAAAAAGAACGCAAGATCCGGATGCCCTATCATCCGAAGCAGGTCAGTAGATTGACAAGAATTCTCTTTCCAATTTGTGTGACGATCGTTGCGGGATTGATTGCGCCGGATTCCGTTGCTTTGGTGGGCTTTTTGATGTTCGGAAATCTGATTCGGGAATGTCATAAGTTGGATTCTTTAAAAGAGACTGCGGAAGGACCGCTTACCAATTTGATTACGATTTTTCTCGGGATTACAATCGCATTTCAGATGCAGGCAGAGCAGTTCCTAACTTTTGGAACTTTGCTGATTATGGGACTGGGCCTTTTTGCTTTTGTTTTTGATACGATCGGCGGAGTCCTTTTTGCAAAGTTTCTGAATGTTTTTCTGCCGGAGAATCAGAAAATTAACCCGATGGTAGGCGGTGCCGGAATTTCGGCGTTTCCGATGAGCTCGCGTGTAATTCAGAAGATGGCTTTGAAAGAAGATCCTACCAATCATTTGCTGATGCATGCAGTCGGCGCAAATGTAGCAGGACAAATTGGATCGGTTGTTGCAGGCGGAATCATTTTAAGTCTTGCAGGGAACTTATTGGGGGTGTAA
- a CDS encoding conserved protein of unknown function (Evidence 4 : Unknown function but conserved in other organisms): protein MLTMLADFQSVLGIVHESDLFGSFKMMGLGMLGILIVMILLYLLIMVLSKFGKEKKN from the coding sequence ATGTTAACAATGTTGGCAGATTTCCAGAGCGTTTTGGGAATTGTTCATGAATCCGACCTTTTCGGAAGCTTTAAGATGATGGGATTAGGGATGCTTGGCATTTTGATCGTTATGATATTGCTGTATCTTTTGATTATGGTGCTTTCGAAATTTGGAAAAGAAAAAAAGAACTGA